A stretch of the Malus sylvestris chromosome 10, drMalSylv7.2, whole genome shotgun sequence genome encodes the following:
- the LOC126587153 gene encoding uncharacterized protein LOC126587153 produces MGVDYYKLLQVDKNASDDDLKKAYRKLAMKWHPDKNPTNKKEAESKFKQISDAYEVLSDPQKRAIYDQYGEEGLKGQVPPPDAGGPGGGATFFQTGDGPNVFRFNPRNADDIFADFFGFSRPMGGMGGGMGGGGMRGGRSFGGMFGEDVFSSFGEGRPMSHAPRKAPPIEKRLPCSLEELYKGTTKKMKISREIADASGKTMQVEEILTIEIKPGWKKGTKITFPEKGNEQGNITPADLVFIIDEKPHSTFTRDGNDLIVTQRITLAEALTGYTVRLTTLDGRSLTIPINNVISPDYEEVVPREGMPIPKDPSKKGNLRIKFNIKFPTRLNAEQKAGIKKCLQA; encoded by the exons atgggTGTGGATTACTACAAGCTTCTGCAGGTGGACAAGAACGCCAGCGACGACGATTTGAAGAAAGCTTACAGAAAGCTCGCCATGAAGTGGCACCCTGATAAGAACCCCACCAACAAGAAGGAAGCCGAGTCCAAGTTCAAACAGATCTCCGACGCCTACGAG gttcTGAGTGATCCCCAGAAAAGAGCAATTTATGATCAATACGGAGAAGAAGGCCTGAAAGGCCAAGTGCCGCCGCCGGATGCCGGTGGGCCTGGCGGTGGAGCTACCTTCTTCCAAACTGGGGACGGTCCAAATGTGTTTAGATTCAACCCCAGAAACGCCGACGACATTTTTGCTGATTTCTTTGGGTTCTCGAGGCCCATGGGTGGAATGGGAGGCGGAATGGGCGGTGGCGGCATGAGGGGTGGAAGGTCTTTTGGTGGAATGTTTGGGGAGGACGTGTTCAGTTCATTCGGAGAAGGCCGGCCCATGAGTCATGCGCCACGAAAAGCTCCACCTATAGAGAAGAGGTTGCCTTGCAGCCTTGAGGAGCTGTACAAGGGGACTACCAAGAAGATGAAGATTTCGAGGGAAATCGCAGATGCAAGCGG GAAGACCATGCAAGTGGAGGAAATACTAACCATAGAAATCAAGCCTGGCTGGAAAAAGGGAACCAAAATCACCTTCCCGGAGAAAGGGAACGAGCAAGGAAACATAACTCCTGCGGATCTTGTGTTCATAATCGATGAGAAACCACACAGCACATTCACAAGGGATGGGAACGATCTTATTGTCACGCAGAGGATTACTCTAGCAGAAGCTCTAACAGGTTACACTGTCCGCCTGACCACCCTAGATGGAAGGAGCCTCACCATCCCCATCAACAATGTGATTAGTCCAGACTATGAGGAGGTAGTCCCTAGGGAGGGCATGCCCATACCCAAAGACCCCTCCAAGAAGGGTAACCTCAGAATCAAATTCAACATCAAGTTTCCGACAAGATTGAATGCCGAACAGAAGGCCGGAATTAAGAAATGCTTGCAGGCTTGA
- the LOC126587145 gene encoding uncharacterized protein LOC126587145, which translates to MSTISSRFLPINDQPKLAYSSSTSPPPPFPQHSRTCSRPRRSSVPYTRTRVAKPIRASAAQPPSATSSVTVEIPESESDPSATVFVIRARNRIGLLQVITRVFKVLGLHVDKATVEFEGEYFVKRFFVTDSRGAKISDPENLERIKNALAEAIEDGGSVSVGPTSPTTRGVVVRRPGSGLGLTFGSDGAKAERMFALMDGFLKNDSISLQKDILRHVEYTVARSRFSFDDFEAYQALAHSVRDRLIERSHDTQLYFKRKDPKRVYFLSLEFLMGRSLSNSVINLGIRDQYADALSQLGFEFEVLAEQEGDAALGNGGLARLSACQMDSMATLDYPAWGYGLRYEYGLFRQVILDGFQHEQPDFWLNFGNPWETERVHVTYPVKFYGVVEEENLNGEKRNIWTPGEVVEAVAYDNPIPGYGTRNTITLRLWAGKPSDQHDMEAYNTGDYINAVVTRQKAENISSVLYPDDRSFQGKELRLKQQYFFVSASIQDIIRRFKDGHTNFDEFPEKVALQLNDTHPSLAIAEVMRVLVDEENLGWNKAWDIACKIFSFTIHAVIAEGLEKIPVDLLGSLLPRHLQIIYDINFKFVEELKKRIGLDYNRLSRMSIVEEGSTKTIRMANLAIVCSHTVNGVSNVHSELLKTKLFKDFYELWPEKFQCKTNGVTQRRWIVVSNPSLCALISKWLGTEAWIRDVDLLTGLREYAADADLQQEWMMVKKVNKMRLAEYIEAMSGVKVSLDAMFDVQTKRIHEYKRQLLNILGIIHRYDCIKNMEKSQRNKVVPRVCIIGGKAAPGYEIAKKIIKLCHAVAEKINNDDDVGDLLKLVFIPDYNVSVAELVIPGADLSQHLSTAGHEASGTGSMKFLMNGCLLLATEDGSTVEIVEEIGADNLFLFGAKIDEVPKLREEGSAHKMPLQCARVLRMVRDGHFGFKDYFESLCDKVEGNDFYLLGSDFESYLEAQAAADKAFADPQKWTQMSILSTAGSGRFSSDRTIRDYAEKTWGVEPCRFPSDG; encoded by the exons ATGTCGACGATATCGTCACGATTTCTCCCCATCAATGACCAACCGAAGCTCGcatactcatcttccacctcTCCGCCCCCTCCATTTCCGCAACATTCTCGAACCTGCTCGAGACCACGCCGTTCTTCGGTTCCCTACACCCGCACTCGTGTCGCAAAACCGATACGCGCCTCCGCCGCCCAACCGCCCTCCGCCACGTCGTCAGTCACGGTCGAAATCCCAGAGTCCGAATCCGACCCGTCCGCCACGGTCTTCGTGATCCGGGCCCGGAACCGCATCGGCCTCCTCCAGGTCATCACCCGCGTCTTCAAAGTCCTCGGCCTCCATGTCGACAAGGCCACGGTCGAATTCGAGGGTGAATACTTCGTAAAGCGGTTCTTCGTCACCGATTCCCGCGGCGCGAAGATCAGCGACCCGGAGAACCTCGAGCGGATCAAGAATGCCCTGGCGGAAGCCATCGAGGACGGTGGTTCGGTCTCGGTTGGTCCCACGAGTCCCACCACGAGGGGCGTCGTAGTCCGCCGTCCCGGGTCGGGTCTAGGCCTGACATTTGGCTCGGACGGCGCTAAGGCCGAGAGGATGTTCGCGCTAATGGATGGGTTCTTGAAAAATGACTCAATTAGCCTTCAGAAGGACATTCTTCGTCACGTTGAGTACACGGTGGCCAGGTCCCGCTTCAGCTTCGATGACTTTGAGGCTTATCAG GCTCTAGCGCATAGTGTGAGAGACCGGCTGATCGAGCGTTCGCATGATACTCAACTTTACTTCAAGAGGAAAGACCCTAAGCGCGTATACTTCCTCTCGCTTGAGTTTCTTATGG GTCGTTCCTTGTCGAATAGTGTCATCAACCTTGGCATTCGGGACCAATATGCCGATGCTTTAAGCCAGCTTGGCTTTGAGTTTGAAGTTTTGGCAGAGCAG GAAGGAGATGCTGCCCTTGGTAATGGTGGCTTAGCCCGTCTTTCAGCTTGTCAAATGGATTCTATGGCAACTCTGGACTATCCTGCATGGGG TTATGGACTACGTTACGAATATGGATTATTCCGCCAGGTCATACTAGATGGCTTCCAACATGAACAACCTGATTTCTGGTTAAACTTTGGAAATCCTTGGGAGACAGAGCGGGTTCATGTAACGTATCCAGTAAAG TTCTACGGGGTCGTCGAGGAGGAAAATCTGAATGGAGAAAAACGTAATATTTGGACCCCTGGAGAAGTG GTAGAAGCTGTGGCTTATGATAATCCTATACCTGGTTACGGAACAAGGAATACCATTACTCTCCGTTTATGGGCCGGAAAACCAAGTGATCAACATGATATG GAAGCTTATAATACTGGAGATTACATCAATGCTGTTGTTACTAGACAGAAAGCAGAAAATATAAGCAGTGTTTTGTACCCTGATGACCGTTCCTTTCAG GGGAAGGAACTGCGGTTGAAACAACAATATTTCTTTGTCTCTGCATCCATACAAGACATTATTCGGAGGTTTAAAGATGGTCACACTAACTTTGATGAATTTCCAGAAAAG GTTGCTCTGCAGCTGAATGATACTCACCCATCTCTTGCAATAGCTGAGGTTATGAGAGTGCTTGTTGATGAAGAGAATTTGGGTTGGAATAAAGCATGGGACATTGCTTGCAAAATCTTTTCATTCACAATACACGCAGTAATTGCTGAAGGGTTGGAGAAAATCCCTGTTGATTTACTGGGCAGTCTTCTCCCGCGTCATTTACAA ATTATATATGACATAAACTTTAAGTTTGTGGAAGAGTTGAAGAAGAGGATTGGTTTGGATTACAATCGGCTGTCCCGGATGTCAATTGTTGAGGAAGGTTCTACAAAG ACTATCCGAATGGCAAATCTGGCAATTGTATGCTCCCATACTGTGAATGGTGTTTCCAACGTACATTCAGAAttattaaaaacaaagttaTTCAAG GACTTTTATGAGTTGTGGCCTGAGAAATTTCAGTGCAAGACTAATGGTGTTACCCAG CGTCGCTGGATTGTAGTGAGTAACCCTAGCCTGTGTGCTCTTATCTCAAAATGGCTTGGAACAGAAGCTTGGATTCGTGATGTTGACCTTCTAACTGGCTTGCGTGAGTATGCAGCAGATGCTGACCTTCAACAAGAATGGATGATG GTTAAGAAGGTTAACAAAATGAGGCTTGCTGAGTACATTGAAGCAATGAGTGGTGTGAAG GTTAGTTTAGATGCAATGTTTGACGTGCAGACAAAGCGAATACACGAGTACAAACGACAGTTGCTGAATATACTTGGCATTATTCATCGATATGATTGTATCAAG AACATGGAGAAAAGTCAACGGAATAAGGTTGTGCCTCGTGTTTGTATTATTGGAGGAAAAGCTGCTCCTGGTTATGAAATTGCAAAGAAGATTATCAAACTTTGTCATGCTGTagcagaaaaaataaataatgatgaTGATGTAGGCGATCTGTTAAAACTG GTTTTCATTCCTGATTATAATGTATCGGTTGCTGAATTGGTAATACCCGGGGCTGACCTTTCACAACACCTAAG CACCGCAGGACATGAAGCGTCTGGAACCGGAAGCATGAAGTTTCTTATGAATGGATGCTTACTCTTAGCTACAGAAGATGGCTCTACAGTTGAAATTGTTGAAGAAATAGGGGCAGACAACCTG TTTTTGTTTGGCGCAAAGATTGACGAAGTTCCCAAATTGCGCGAGGAAGGATCTGCTCATAAAATGCCGCTGCAATGTGCACGCGTTCTCAG GATGGTCCGAGATGGTCATTTCGGCTTTAAAGACTATTTCGAATCTCTATGCGACAAGGTGGAGGGCAACGACTTCTATCTGCTTGGATCTGATTTCGAAAGCTATTTAGAGGCACAG GCCGCTGCTGATAAAGCATTTGCGGATCCACAGAAGTGGACTCAGATGAGCATCCTTAGCACGGCCGGGTCTGGGAGATTCAGCAGCGATAGAACAATCCGCGACTACGCGGAGAAGACTTGGGGAGTTGAGCCTTGCAGATTCCCTTCCGACGGCTAG
- the LOC126587154 gene encoding uncharacterized protein LOC126587154 encodes MTNSVHLIPLLFLFPAFFSSSLFVLSETTCSPSHTADGGGRDGSSLSQLHQFNLKIARLESILAESVQNLSEKIVRIEEREKRIDEMSQKIHHLQSVLSALKGDSIRADGRINALEEEVRILWEASRKLNFDLHVLESEAQDAEDRLKTVASQARKMTDIVTEQWIQIQRLEQALYITQARTMRLQRQVSSGRCTFLKFMNRLYDDHLPKMVGPNLRSYFSQAQHQLKRVFEAVKKSHHELQHFIKHKLEENEFTAALTHEELVFFMASAVITFPIMGAWMLLSSKFH; translated from the exons ATGACAAATTCAGTTCATCTGATTCCGTTGCTATTTCTATTTCCCGCCTTCTTCTCGTCGTCTCTCTTCGTTCTGTCCGAAACGACATGCTCACCTTCCCACACAGCCGACGGCGGCGGCCGCGACGGCAGCTCCCTCAGCCAGCTCCACCAATTCAACCTCAAGATCGCCCGCTTAG AGTCGATCTTAGCAGAAAGCGTTCAGAATCTGAGCGAGAAGATAGTTCGTATCGAAGAGCGCGAGAAGCGCATTGACGAAATGTCGCAGAAGATCCATCACTTGCAATCTGTTTTATCCGCTCTTAAG GGCGATTCAATCCGTGCCGATGGAAGGATCAATGCTCTGGAAGAAGAG GTACGGATTCTATGGGAGGCGTCGAGAAAGTTAAACTTTGATCTTCATGTTTTGGAGTCTGAGGCACAGGATGCCGAGGATCGGCTCAAAACAGTTGCCTCTCAGGCTCGAAAG ATGACCGACATTGTTACCGAACAATGGATTCAAATTCAGCGACTCGAGCAGGCTCTTTATATTACGCAG GCAAGGACTATGAGGCTTCAAAGGCAAGTGAGCTCTGGAAGGTGCACATTCTTGAAG TTCATGAACAGGCTTTACGATGACCATCTGCCGAAGATGGTTGGGCCCAACTTGAGATCCTATTTCTCTCAAGCTCAGCATCAGTTGAAGAGAGTCTTTGAAGCAGTTAAAAAGTCTCACCACGAG TTGcaacatttcatcaaacacaaacTGGAAGAGAATGAATTTACCGCAGCCCTCACCCACGAggaattagttttctttatg GCTTCTGCAGTAATTACCTTCCCGATAATGGGTGCTTGGATGCTGCTCTCATCAAAATTCCATTAG
- the LOC126587160 gene encoding uncharacterized protein LOC126587160, with protein MEDTTWEQKLNALTHILINPTTAPSPHSQLFIATQIPCYLNWDYPPILCTKSAFPPIHLQFAISLFLKRVSRLGLPQTSWRSKCPYQLPPPLVLAKGVEEAQWGEEQMIERFRKRMRRKRLGSSVNPLLPILVPNMLLFFLLLWDPSIEN; from the coding sequence atggaGGACACCACATGGGAGCAAAAACTCAATGCCCTAACCCACATCCTAATCAACCCTACAACCGCACCATCTCCCCACTCCCAGCTCTTCATCGCCACCCAAATCCCCTGCTACCTCAACTGGGACTACCCTCCAATCCTCTGCACCAAATCCGCCTTCCCTCCCATCCACCTCCAATTTGCCATCTCCCTCTTCCTCAAAAGGGTCTCCAGATTAGGGCTCCCCCAGACCTCCTGGAGGTCCAAGTGCCCTTACCAGCTGCCCCCGCCATTGGTCCTTGCAAAGGGCGTAGAGGAAGCTCAGTGGGGTGAGGAGCAGATGATAGAAAGGTttaggaagaggatgaggagaaAACGACTTGGTAGTAGTGTGAATCCTttgcttcctattttggttCCCAATATGttgttgttttttcttcttctttgggaCCCTAGTATCGAAAATTAG
- the LOC126587155 gene encoding protein E6 — MAPPPPKFFSLLFLLSLILFSLQAQARDSQFFSKVASSNSNNVKESELPKTESPKTETPKTDSPVFNPEKELEPTFVQETQNGYGLYGHESGQLPPATYATETEKQHTTNYPERYNTHYNPNKNNYYNGNNFEANPNGLSDTRFAQSSYTTTSATPNNDQNNNNFEANPNGLSDTRFGQSSYTTTTATPNSYQNNNYYNFEKQGMSDTRFLENGKYYYDARSESNYNQNQYGNSRVVDSKNWYNNRRNYGNGNANQNTYNSMEEYQTEEEQQSEDQFVP; from the coding sequence AtggctcctcctcctcccaaattcttctctctcctcttcctcctctctctcaTCCTCTTCTCTCTCCAAGCTCAAGCCAGAGACAGCCAATTCTTTAGCAAAGTCGCCAGCTCCAACAGCAACAATGTGAAGGAATCAGAGCTCCCAAAAACAGAGTCCCCAAAAACAGAGACTCCAAAAACAGATTCCCCTGTTTTCAATCCAGAAAAAGAGCTAGAGCCAACTTTTGTTCAAGAGACTCAAAACGGATACGGCCTCTACGGCCATGAGTCCGGCCAGCTGCCTCCTGCCACCTACGCCACCGAGACAGAGAAGCAGCACACTACAAACTACCCCGAAAGGTACAACACCCACTACAATCCCAACAAAAACAACTATTACAATGGGAACAACTTTGAGGCCAACCCTAATGGCCTCAGTGACACGAGGTTCGCTCAAAGCAGCTACACCACCACCTCTGCCACCCCTAACAACGACCAGAACAACAACAACTTTGAGGCCAACCCTAATGGCCTCAGCGACACGAGGTTCGGTCAGAGCAGCTACACCACCACCACTGCCACCCCGAACAGCTACCAGAACAACAACTACTACAATTTTGAGAAGCAGGGGATGAGTGACACTAGGTTTTTGGAGAACGGCAAGTATTACTACGACGCGAGAAGCGAGAGCAACTACAACCAGAACCAGTATGGAAACTCTAGGGTTGTGGACTCGAAAAACTGGTACAATAACAGGCGTAATTACGGCAACGGAAATGCGAATCAGAACACCTATAACTCCATGGAAGAGTACCAGACTGAGGAGGAGCAACAGAGCGAAGATCAGTTCGTGCCATGA
- the LOC126587159 gene encoding uncharacterized protein LOC126587159 isoform X1, producing the protein MVTGVDHDMHHGWPLGLEIMNVRLRVVESLPAAVVGRRSSHLPSASFTSFSSSNLDTESSASFFQDHSTSLGRLIGLRTGDRGRLYLPNSIRFEEHERISIRGSHSEVSTRHRVDMSRRICIPLLLCALVKISRSKNESKSKKAKFDGRG; encoded by the exons ATGGTCACAGGCGTC GATCATGACATGCACCATGGATGGCCCCTAGGGCTTGAGATTATGAACGTGAGACTTAGAGTGGTGGAGAGCTTACCAGCTGCAGTTGTAGGGCGCCGGTCCTCGCACTTGCCCTCCGCCAGTTTCACCTCCTTCTCGTCCTCCAACCTTGACACCGAG TCCTCAGCATCCTTCTTCCAAGACCACAGCACGTCACTAGGCCGTCTGATTGGGCTTCGAACGGGTGATAGAGGACGTTTGTACTTACCAAATTCCATTCGCTTCGAAGAGCACGAGAGGATTTCGATTAGGGGTTCGCATTCTGAGGTGTCTACGAGACATCGAGTAGACATGTCTCGGCGTATCTGCATACCGTTGCTGCTTTGTGCTCTAGTAAAGATCAGCAGGAGTAAGAACGAGAGCAAGTCAAAGAAGGCAAAGTTTGATGGCAGAGGCTAA
- the LOC126587159 gene encoding uncharacterized protein LOC126587159 isoform X2 translates to MHHGWPLGLEIMNVRLRVVESLPAAVVGRRSSHLPSASFTSFSSSNLDTESSASFFQDHSTSLGRLIGLRTGDRGRLYLPNSIRFEEHERISIRGSHSEVSTRHRVDMSRRICIPLLLCALVKISRSKNESKSKKAKFDGRG, encoded by the exons ATGCACCATGGATGGCCCCTAGGGCTTGAGATTATGAACGTGAGACTTAGAGTGGTGGAGAGCTTACCAGCTGCAGTTGTAGGGCGCCGGTCCTCGCACTTGCCCTCCGCCAGTTTCACCTCCTTCTCGTCCTCCAACCTTGACACCGAG TCCTCAGCATCCTTCTTCCAAGACCACAGCACGTCACTAGGCCGTCTGATTGGGCTTCGAACGGGTGATAGAGGACGTTTGTACTTACCAAATTCCATTCGCTTCGAAGAGCACGAGAGGATTTCGATTAGGGGTTCGCATTCTGAGGTGTCTACGAGACATCGAGTAGACATGTCTCGGCGTATCTGCATACCGTTGCTGCTTTGTGCTCTAGTAAAGATCAGCAGGAGTAAGAACGAGAGCAAGTCAAAGAAGGCAAAGTTTGATGGCAGAGGCTAA
- the LOC126587163 gene encoding protein NUCLEAR FUSION DEFECTIVE 6, mitochondrial isoform X3: MSSFAAARSVLRSSAARTTVASRLASAPRPKPASSPFRVPKPTQSLSAPRIFRSPVELSCCVETMLPYHTATASALLTSMLSVSQRSYGWTPEGG; the protein is encoded by the exons ATGTCGTCCTTCGCCGCCGCCAGATCCGTCCTCCGCTCCTCTGCGGCTCGAACCACCGTGGCCTCGAGGCTTGCCTCCGCCCCCAGACCCAAACCAGCCTCCTCACCATTTCGCGTGCCCAAACCAACCCAAAGCCTCTCGGCTCCTCGCATTTTCAG GTCGCCTGTGGAGTTGAGCTGCTGCGTGGAGACGATGCTTCCGTACCACACAGCCACAGCCTCTGCATTGCTCACTTCGATGCTCTCCGTCTCTCAGCGCTCCTACGGTTGGACCCCCGAAG GGGGGTGA
- the LOC126587163 gene encoding protein NUCLEAR FUSION DEFECTIVE 6, mitochondrial isoform X2, which yields MSSFAAARSVLRSSAARTTVASRLASAPRPKPASSPFRVPKPTQSLSAPRIFRSPVELSCCVETMLPYHTATASALLTSMLSVSQRSYGWTPEGL from the exons ATGTCGTCCTTCGCCGCCGCCAGATCCGTCCTCCGCTCCTCTGCGGCTCGAACCACCGTGGCCTCGAGGCTTGCCTCCGCCCCCAGACCCAAACCAGCCTCCTCACCATTTCGCGTGCCCAAACCAACCCAAAGCCTCTCGGCTCCTCGCATTTTCAG GTCGCCTGTGGAGTTGAGCTGCTGCGTGGAGACGATGCTTCCGTACCACACAGCCACAGCCTCTGCATTGCTCACTTCGATGCTCTCCGTCTCTCAGCGCTCCTACGGTTGGACCCCCGAAG GGCTGTGA
- the LOC126587163 gene encoding protein NUCLEAR FUSION DEFECTIVE 6, mitochondrial isoform X4, whose protein sequence is MSSFAAARSVLRSSAARTTVASRLASAPRPKPASSPFRVPKPTQSLSAPRIFRSPVELSCCVETMLPYHTATASALLTSMLSVSQRSYGWTPEDG, encoded by the exons ATGTCGTCCTTCGCCGCCGCCAGATCCGTCCTCCGCTCCTCTGCGGCTCGAACCACCGTGGCCTCGAGGCTTGCCTCCGCCCCCAGACCCAAACCAGCCTCCTCACCATTTCGCGTGCCCAAACCAACCCAAAGCCTCTCGGCTCCTCGCATTTTCAG GTCGCCTGTGGAGTTGAGCTGCTGCGTGGAGACGATGCTTCCGTACCACACAGCCACAGCCTCTGCATTGCTCACTTCGATGCTCTCCGTCTCTCAGCGCTCCTACGGTTGGACCCCCGAAG ATGGATGA
- the LOC126587163 gene encoding protein NUCLEAR FUSION DEFECTIVE 6, mitochondrial isoform X1 — protein MSSFAAARSVLRSSAARTTVASRLASAPRPKPASSPFRVPKPTQSLSAPRIFRSPVELSCCVETMLPYHTATASALLTSMLSVSQRSYGWTPEGQDKTR, from the exons ATGTCGTCCTTCGCCGCCGCCAGATCCGTCCTCCGCTCCTCTGCGGCTCGAACCACCGTGGCCTCGAGGCTTGCCTCCGCCCCCAGACCCAAACCAGCCTCCTCACCATTTCGCGTGCCCAAACCAACCCAAAGCCTCTCGGCTCCTCGCATTTTCAG GTCGCCTGTGGAGTTGAGCTGCTGCGTGGAGACGATGCTTCCGTACCACACAGCCACAGCCTCTGCATTGCTCACTTCGATGCTCTCCGTCTCTCAGCGCTCCTACGGTTGGACCCCCGAAG GGCAAGACAAGACTAGATGA